The Nitrospirota bacterium genome contains a region encoding:
- a CDS encoding endonuclease III domain-containing protein, translating into MHILQAIYVKLYQAFGPQHWWPGDSPFEVAVGAILTQNTNWGNVEKAIRNLKTGGALSAKALHTIPDGKLAGMIRPAGYFNIKAVRLKSFVGWLMHHYGGSMQKMGKEDMTELRTKLLSVRGIGPETADSILLYATGKPVFVIDAYTKRMLSRHGIMEHDKPYDRFQEMFHDALARDAGIFNEYHALIVKAGKTFCRRNNPLCVQCPLEVMQEDRITFRENAPHQAKKFRQMETLQKRQQDIAGSVS; encoded by the coding sequence ATGCATATCCTTCAGGCTATATATGTCAAGCTGTATCAGGCATTCGGCCCCCAGCACTGGTGGCCGGGTGATTCGCCTTTCGAGGTCGCGGTCGGCGCCATCCTGACCCAGAATACCAACTGGGGCAATGTTGAGAAAGCGATACGCAATCTGAAAACCGGCGGGGCTTTGTCCGCAAAGGCGCTGCACACAATTCCGGACGGGAAACTTGCCGGCATGATACGGCCTGCGGGATATTTCAACATTAAGGCAGTAAGGCTTAAGTCTTTTGTCGGATGGCTCATGCACCACTACGGCGGAAGCATGCAGAAGATGGGAAAAGAGGACATGACTGAACTGAGAACAAAGCTTCTTTCTGTAAGGGGGATCGGGCCTGAAACCGCTGACTCGATACTCCTGTACGCAACAGGGAAACCGGTATTTGTGATCGATGCATATACCAAAAGAATGCTTTCACGTCATGGAATCATGGAACATGACAAGCCGTATGACAGGTTTCAGGAGATGTTCCACGATGCACTTGCGCGCGATGCCGGTATTTTCAATGAATATCACGCGTTGATTGTTAAGGCGGGAAAGACGTTCTGCAGGAGAAATAACCCGTTATGTGTACAATGTCCGCTTGAAGTCATGCAAGAAGACCGTATCACCTTCCGGGAAAATGCTCCTCATCAGGCAAAGAAGTTTCGTCAAATGGAAACGCTGCAGAAACGACAGCAGGATATCGCCGGATCTGTTTCATAA
- a CDS encoding 3-isopropylmalate dehydratase small subunit has protein sequence MLIRGRVWKFGNDIDTDAIIPARYLNTSDPKELARHVMEDADNSFAGRVSTGDLIVAGKNFGCGSSREHAPIAIKAAGIQAVVARDFARIFYRNAFNIGLPIFASPDASEKVREGDEVEVDADRGIIRNITTREEYKANPIPPFMQELIDSGGLIEWTKRKLANKK, from the coding sequence ATGCTGATCAGGGGAAGAGTATGGAAATTCGGCAACGATATCGATACTGACGCGATCATCCCTGCGAGATACCTGAATACGTCCGATCCGAAAGAACTTGCCAGGCATGTGATGGAGGATGCGGACAATTCTTTCGCAGGCAGGGTGAGTACAGGAGACCTTATCGTTGCGGGCAAGAATTTCGGGTGCGGTTCATCGAGGGAACATGCTCCAATCGCCATTAAGGCAGCAGGCATCCAGGCCGTAGTGGCAAGGGATTTTGCGAGGATATTTTACCGGAATGCCTTCAATATCGGCCTTCCGATATTTGCATCTCCCGATGCATCGGAAAAGGTGCGAGAGGGCGATGAGGTTGAGGTTGATGCAGACAGGGGAATAATCCGGAACATTACCACAAGGGAAGAGTATAAAGCGAATCCTATTCCTCCGTTCATGCAGGAATTGATAGATTCGGGCGGGCTGATCGAGTGGACAAAAAGGAAACTCGCTAACAAGAAATAA